The DNA region ACCTTCCAGGAGAAGCTCGTCCTGATCGACAATGAGCGGAAGCCTCAGACAATCTCGATTGATGGAGTGGGAAAGTAGAGAGGAGACCGCTCATCCTGGTCGGCCTGGTTGGGACAGTGTATGCACTGTCCCAAATACGGCGGGGCCCGAGCGGGAAATCGATCCCAAACCTGAGCCAAACCGTTTGTAAACTTCAAGCAATACTCTTCTCGATATATTGTTATTCATGGCTGGTCGTTGAAGGCCCGCTTATCGCTCGCTTAGACGCGTCGCCACTGGCTCACCGGCAATCCCAAAAGCTCGCGTTTCAAGGATGGCCTCGGGCTTGACCTGCGGGACGCCATCTTCCCCGAGGACTTTGACGCGCTTCGCTCGTGTCGGGCCGATGTACTGGTAGCTCACGCCCAGTTGTCACCACAGCGCCTGTGTGGTCGCGAGCTGAACTCCCTGTGATGCATCGGTAACCGTTTCGCGTTCAGGCCACTTTGTCGCGTTGATGCGCCTGCGCAATTCGGTGAGTTCCGCTTCCGGAATATTCACATGAAACGGACGAATCGCATTCTTGTCAGCTGCTTGCTCCCCGCTTCGACTGGTTTGGGTCACGGCGTTCTTCTCCTGAGTAGTTTTGAATCTGAGCCTCTGTCGTGAGCCAGGAACAAGCAGCACGGTTGATGCCCAGGCCGGGCAGCCGGATCAAACGGCGCTTTGGCCGCCGTCTACGTCGATCGCTTGACCATTCACGTACGAGGCGAGATCCGACAGAAGGAACATAGCGACGCGAGCTATCTCTTCCGGCTCGGCCAGACGTCCCAGCGGTATGTTTGCGGCTAGAGGATGCGTTTCCTTACCGTCCG from Candidatus Binataceae bacterium includes:
- a CDS encoding epoxide hydrolase N-terminal domain-containing protein, which codes for MTQTSRSGEQAADKNAIRPFHVNIPEAELTELRRRINATKWPERETVTDASQGVQLATTQALW